The following proteins are encoded in a genomic region of Cryptomeria japonica chromosome 11, Sugi_1.0, whole genome shotgun sequence:
- the LOC131041061 gene encoding probable aquaporin PIP2-8 has product MAKGGEVCSARVTPPALLLDMEEFRQWSFYRAILAEFVATLLFLYVTVATVIGHVHSNGQSLCGGVGVMGIAWAFGGMIFVLVYCTAGISGGHINPAVTFGLLIARKVSGNRAVLYMVAQCLGAMCGVAIVRALQSTYYVTGGGGANKVAHGYTQGAALTAEIIGTFVLVYTVFSATDPKLAASNSHIPVLAPLSIGFAVFLVHLATIPITGTGINPARSFGAAVVYGHKKSWEDHWIFWLGPFIGAAAAAVFHKLKIRGTCEQSI; this is encoded by the exons ATGGCCAAGGGAGGAGAAGTTTGTAGTGCTAGGGTTACTCCTCCTGCTTTGCTTTTGGACATGGAAGAATTCAGGCAATGGTCTTTTTACAGGGCCATATTAGCTGAATTTGTTGCTACTTTGTTGTTTTTGTATGTGACAGTTGCCACAGTGATAGGGCATGTCCACAGCAATGGCCAGAGCCTCTGTGGAGGAGTGGGTGTTATGGGAATTGCATGGGCCTTTGGTGGAATGATTTTTGTGCTTGTGTATTGCACTGCAGGAATTTCAG GTGGGCACATAAACCCTGCTGTTACTTTTGGGTTGTTAATTGCTAGGAAGGTGTCAGGAAATAGAGCAGTGTTATACATGGTGGCACAATGTTTGGGTGCGATGTGTGGGGTGGCAATAGTGAGAGCCCTACAAAGCACTTACTATGTTACAGGGGGAGGAGGAGCCAACAAGGTGGCACATGGTTATACACAGGGAGCAGCCTTGACTGCAGAGATAATTGGCACCTTTGTCCTAGTCTACACTGTCTTCTCTGCAACTGATCCTAAACTTGCTGCTAGCAATTCCCATATACCT GTATTGGCTCCCCTTTCAATAGGATTTGCAGTATTTCTGGTTCATTTGGCAACCATTCCAATTACAGGTACAGGCATCAATCCTGCCAGGAGCTTCGGAGCAGCTGTGGTTTATGGTCATAAAAAATCCTGGGAAGATCAC TGGATATTCTGGTTGGGTCCATTCATTGGAGCTGCAGCTGCAGCAGTGTTCCACA